ACTGATATGAAGGACCCCAGGCCAATGCAGAAAAACACCTTATCCTTGaatgtgtttcattttgcagaaaCTAAGGAACAGGGTGGGGAGCAGGGTCTCTCAGCAGGTCGTCATAAAACTAAGCAGAGCCCCTGGTTCCCACTGGAATACATCTCCTTCCAAACCCATTACACCTGTTGGATAGGAGATGTTGTGGTAGGATTAAATATTTGGGGTAATCACTGCGGAGGGGAAGATGAAGAGTCTGCTTTTTGCACTGTGTTTTCTGATGAGATGGAATGAAATCCTGATGTGATCTTTCTGattcctgtttttcagctggGAGGCCTGGGCAGCTTCCTGGGGTTCGAGCAGCAGCTCCTAAGCCCTCAGCCCCACCGAACAGCAGCGCTGCAAAGGCCAGCAGTAACCCCTCGCATCCAGCTGAAGGCTCAAAGGCAGCTGTCCCACCAGAGCCTCCCAGCACCTCCCGATCCGGAACTGGCCCTGGCCCTGGGCggcccagcctgcctgcccccccTCCACCGCCTCCTGCTACCAGCAAACCTTCCCTcactttccctcctcctccccctcaccccccgcCAGCCGAGCGCCCTCCCAAGGGGGTGTCCCCAGGTGCTGCTCCTCCACTCCCCCCTTCTCAGGCTGACAAACCCCCCAAGTTTCAAGCAGGGGCTTCACACCTgcccccaccaccacctccccctcctcctcctcccctgccccctgTCCCCCCTGGCGGGTTTCCCGGGAGGACAACCgatttccctgctgctgccgccTCTCCCTCTGAAGGAAGAGACTGTCCACCTCCcacaccaccacccccacctcctcctccaccacACGCACACCCCCTGACCTCCAACAGGCTCTCTCTTCCATCCTCCCCAGCCTTCAGCAGCGCTGATGTGCCCCCTCCGCTGCCCCCCAAGTCCCCCCTCTTGCTGTCACAGCTCCATAAGCCAAGCAGTATTCAGTCACTGccccttcctcccacccctggCCTCCCTCAGCCCACAGCGGTGGTGGAGACCAGGAAGAAGAGACCCGGCCGAGGTGCAGGTGAGAGCAGCatgctggaagaagggaggcttttcttctccctttggCTAGAGATGAAATTTCTCAGGTGGCTGGAGAGCTTGGAAGGGTGGGGATGAAGGACATACGTAGCAGGAGTGTGAAGTCCATGGTCTGGGAGGAATACGTGTAGGTCATACGGTGTGTAATGAGCACACGAGATGTCAGGCTCTTAGCACTGGGCAGGCACACCATATAGTTTGATCTGTGATCCTTGGAAGCAGCATGCTGAGcagtgaaagaaacattttaggACTGCTGGGCTTCTTGCTTTTGTGTTGGCGTTGGTGTGTCTCCAGCAGTGCAGTAGCTGAGATCAGGATTGGATTCAGGTAGGGTAGTAGTGTGTACACCACCACATCTGCCAGATCTGCAAGTTCTTGAGGGCCAGTCTACCCAGGACGTCCCTCACCTGCTGTACCTGTGCAGTCTGCAGCAATACTGGCAAGGGCTGGGAAACATTGCAGGAGAGAATAAAACAAAGATGGTGTAGCTGCAGCTATGGACAAGCAAAGGCAAATAAGGATGCAGCCCTTTGCTTTTCAACgcagaggagcagccagtgCCTCTGATGATCAAGGTGGTAGGGCCAAAGGCTTCTCTGACTACTTGGCAAGTGAGGATATTAGATAGTGCTTCTCTGAACAGACGATAGAAGGAACTTTTCTCAGACTTCTCTGATACAATGaaggcaataaaaaaattagcCTAGATCTGTGTGGGTTTGAGAAATGGAGACAGCTACTTAATAAGGAACATCAGAAGAGAATGTTCTGTACCCTGTATATTAGCAGGGTACTTGTCAAGAGAAAGATTACTGGGTCCCTTTGACAGCCATGGGAAAGGCCAAGTACAGCAGATCAGCTTTGAGACAGTGCTTAACACTGCTCAAGAACTGTTTGATGAACTGTCACTTTATCAAGATGCCTGTTTCTCATGGTGGTTCAGCTGTCAAGATTTCAATAAAATTAGCCTTTCCTTTAATCTAGGGGGAGAAGCAGTTTTGAGAGGCTGCTAACTTGGAGGCCTTGGGCTCCCTCCCCCTTGCACAGTTCCTGTGGTAGGTTTGCCCAGAAGATGTGAACTTTGACAGCTCTTGCAACTACTCAGTGAAACGTGAAAATAACAGTAACTCCACTGTGTAGCTGCCAAAGTGTCAGAAAACTCTTCTTTTAGAGATACCATTTagtgtggttggttgtgtttggttttttttcttgaagaaactgctttttcttgtgGAAATGGAAGGATAGTCTTCCCCTCCAGACTGGGACAAAAACCATACTTCAGAATGTCAGACTTTGCCTAGAAATAGAAATAGCAAGCCCCAGCCAACTCCAATAGCGACTTCAATTTCATACTTAATGCTATAAATCCATGGTCAGGTTGACAAACGGCAGGTATGAAGCTGGGTAGGTTTACCCCAAAGCCTGCGTTCTTTCCACATTCCCTCTACTTTTGCACAAAACTTACTGTTGGGTTAAGTCATGATGTTTATGTACTggtctgctgcttcttttttgaaGGAACCGGTGCTGGGAAGCTAGTCACACCTCCACAGCCACCAGCAAGATCACCAACAACTGAACTTACAAGCAAGTCTGGAGTCTCAACCTGGGCTACAGCTCATGACCCCTACCCACcacttaaaaatggaaatatgcACATCATTGGTAATATCATCTAAATTAGAACTCTTAGCCTTAGTTAATAATTTTAGTACAAAAGCCTGTGTGTGTCTCAGACCTCAAAAACTCACATGAGACTTTCTCACGGCAGTAACAGGGTGGTATAACTAGACCcattagaaacatttttgtaCAACCTTATACAACAAGAGAAAATTAAGGCTTTTTCACAAAGGTTTTGAATCATTCATTAGACAAGAAAAGCAGTGGCTCTACTACTATTCTTACAACCAGTTCGTGGACATTTAATAGCTTCAATCCTATAGAACAAAGACTgctaagaattatttttgtggtCTGATGAATTGGCCATTCATTCTTGCTGATAGCTAAATGGCTTGAAAACCACCTAGGGATACCTCTATTACCACAGTAACATCAGTGCAGGAAACTGAACAGCAGCCAGAAGCTCAACTTGAGTTAGCAGCAGGCAGTGTTTGCAGTTAGGCCAGAAAACTTGGATGGCTCACAGAAGCACTCATCAAGATTGTTTATATGGAATGAGCCACTGTCAATTccaggggaaaataaatcagcatttttaattgaaattacttgttgcaatttttaaatttttaatatatttttttaagtctctctCTTTTAGTGACTAATGTTTATTTCCCTGAAACTTCCCAGATGACTTTGAATCTAAATTTACTTTCCATTCTGTGGAAGACTTCCCCCCACCTGATGAATTCAAgccatttcagaaaatatatccCAGCAAGATAGCTAGAGGTAAGTGTATAAACATGAGAAGGTCTGGTAATTATCCAATAGAGTTGGAAACAGGGAGTGAAAATAAGTAACAGAATCCAGCATTCATGTGAAGAACCAGGCTGCTAGCATAGGCACAGAGAGAAATGGGATTTTTTGCAGTGGTAACAGGGACCACAGATAGAATTAAAAGCATGTAATTAATTGAAGTCTTAGTagctaaaaacaaaaataaattatgtggCTTGACATGCAGTCTGTGTTCTTTATATTGTTGAATGTGCAGAGCCCTTGATGTTAAAAACAGTTATTTATGCAGCTActcagttgggtttttttgttcatgaAATTGTGATATCACAAAAGAAAGGCGACTGGATCCTTGTCTTCCatcatgtgttttatttaaatccTATGCATGGTGTTTAACACACCTGGATAATGAAGAGACTTAATACCTGAACCTtgtcaggaaaataatgaatgaaCATTGCTCCCCCCTTAACTTAGAGGACACTCTTGTAGAAGCAGAAATTCACCTATCCAGCTTTGAACACTGGTGGTTGAAGCTGCTGAAAGATCTCATGCCCATATCCTTTTATAAAACTCAAGTCTTTTCTGTATTATTAGATCAACCATTTCTTTCCATATTttctttaaggttttttttatttccatgccAAGGTACTCTGCATTACTTTTTCCATAGCAAACTCAGTCTAAATTGTCTGCTGTGTGATCTGATCAAACACTTGTTAGTGAAGGGCTACAGAGCATGAACTAATATATATCTCAGTTTAAGGTAGGAGATAAGCACCCTGGCTGCATCCAAAATATACACATCAAAACCCATATATATCTCTTCTGATTAAACGTGTCCTATCTATTTTACAGATCCCTCTAAAAATCCTCCACTAAGAACACACGTGAGATGAGTCTTCTGATGCTCTCTGGATTAATGTTAAAGAAGAACATCATCAAGATAATATATAAAACAGAAAGGATCCCCAATACAGTGATAGAGATTATATGTGAATTGCAAGTGCTGCAAAGTTAACATTTCTATACAGGAATGTTACTATaggcttttaaattattgtatATAGGTGggtattttttaagcaaagtaGCATAAAATTTAAATCCTTTGTAGCGTTGAAGCAATTCTCATTTTTATCATGCTGACAGACGTTACCTCAGAACACTTTTTGCATTACATGCCTGTATTTGGTTTTTGCCCTTCCGttataatttttaagtattttggaAATTCTCCAGTTATTATTCAGACAGTTTTTAATTCACTATCAGAAAGTATTGCGCTACCTTTAatctctttctgtgtttcttcactTCTACTCTGCCTATCATCAGATTGCAGCAGAATGTGACTTTCATGAACAAACAGGCCCATAATCCTTTTCTCATCAAGGATGAAGAGGAAAGAGGTGACAAGGAGCAGTGGCTGCTGTTGAGCCCATCTATTGATTATAGATCCTTATAGGATAGTGTCTGAAGAAGCCCAGCTGGGTAGGCTGGTCATGGACTTGACAAAGACAACAGGataggaagaaaaggaagtttttctactgtaagaaaaaaaaaaaatgcatgtgaatACACATGCCGTGAAGTAAGTGCCCATGTAAGGGCACGTGTCTTGTCTTTTCCTGCTGGCAGAGTGGCTATTTACCATTTGTGTGACAAATTACCTCTACTCAGCTATTAGGAGGCCTTTCGATAATGGGTCCAACAGGCAACTAGTGCTAGTGTTGTTCACTCACAGGAGCAGTGAGTTGgttgaaaaaagtaaaaacttaGCATCAGACAAAACTTGAGCTTCTGCTTTTAATATGTAGCCTGGGGTAAGGTCTTTGGATGATAGATGTTCAGATCTTGTCATAAGATGCCTATTTCCAGAAAGAATTCCCCTTATTCTTGTACATTTTACTGCGCCTATAgaagtgttgccagcaggttgagggcTGTGATCCtctgaaaggctgagagagctgggaccaTTCAGCCTAGAAAAGAGATGGCTCAGAGGGGATCTCATCACTATGTATCAATATCCAAAAGGAGGGTATAAAGATAGAGCCAAGCTCCTCTCAGTGGTAGCCAGAGACTAGACCACAAAAAATAGAAacttaaaaacaggaaaaaacaggaggctctgaacatcaggaagcaCTTGAACTGTGGGAGTGACAGAGCTCTGGCACACGTTGCCCAGGGACACTGGGGAGTCCTACTCTTTAGAGATACtaaaaagccatctggacatggtcaTGGGCAACTGGCTGTAGATGTCCCTACTTGAGCAAGGGGGTTGGATCAGATTACCTCCAGGCatgccttccaacctcagccactcTTTGATTCTCTTCTTACAGCTTTCCTGGGTTCCTGCACTTGGGTACAACCACCTcatgcagtgctacaggcttgggaaagagtggctggaaagctgcccagcagaaaaggacctgggggtgttgatcaacagccagctgaatatgagccagcagtatgcccaggtggccctgaatgccaatagcatcctggcttgtatcagaaatagtgtggccacCAGGAATAGAGAACTTATCAttcccctgtacttggcactggtgaagctgcaccttgaatactgtgtccgGGGGGGTTTTGGCAATGTTAGATTTatggttagacttgatgatcttacaggtctcttccaacctaaatgactATGATTGACTAGCTTGCAGAAGGGCACTGCTGTACCAGGGTAAGACTGATGCTAACAGCCAGGCTATTTATGGTTACAGCATTAATTTATATAATTGCTATAAATTCCCCTCAGCTGCAATGACATTATAGATCACAGGTGAAGATCCTTGTCCATGGCCATGCCCTTGAACTAAACTATTTGGAAAAGACAAGTAACAGCATCTTTACatacctgcttttcttttagttCTTGCAACAGcttatcatagaatggttaaggttggaagggaccttaaagatcaggttccaacctccctgctatgagcagggacacctcacagtAAACCAGGCTATATAAGGACTCATCCAACCTGGGCCTTAACTCACCTCCAGGGAgtgggcttccacaacctccctaggcaatgtattccagcaccttactaccatcctggtgaagaatttcttcctgatgtctaacctaaatctacccttttcaaGCTTAGTCTGTAACTCCTGCTCCCACACATGTGCATGGTCATGGTGTGGAGGTGGTGTAAGGGTAAGAAGCTCTTCACCTGTAGGACTCTAAGAAAGCATCATTAGTCTTTTGCTAGCCTATTCTGATACTTTGCTGTACatcttgcaaaaagaaaaaaaaatagtgatgcTTTGTCCAGTACTTACTGTCACTGTCATTGTTACAGTTACTTGATAAATATGCATGAATATAGTAATAAGCAAGGGTCAGCATATATGTTGCTTCTCAAAGAACTGGAAACgtttaaaactgctttgaagAACATTTTGTTACAGTACTATTAAAGGTGACTTTACTGTTGATTCTCATTTGTTCTGAAACTTGTGAACTGCTCTGTAATAAGTACCTTGATAAGGATTTTAAAACTACTTAACACTAGATTACCTGCCAGAAGattttgaaaggagaaaaaaattttaCTCCTGTTTTCATTATGACTAGGGATGTTTCAGAAGGAAACATCTTTCAGGGATTAAACTAGAAAGCTTGTGCATATTTGCAAGTGGTGGTGAAATGTTATTTCCATATAAACTGGATGGTCATTCAAGATCCACTGAAGCTTCTAAATTTGCTGTTACCTGGAGATACAGGGAATCACAGGAGCTGTCACCCAGTGGCATTTGGTCTCAATAGTCCCACTATGTCCTGCCACTGAGCCACAGCTCCAGTCAAGAGCACTGGAAGTTTTAAGACCACAGGGGTGTTCTGGTTTCCTAGACTTGTAGAACTAGTGACTGCACTCAAGCATGTTGCTGTAgcagtgttattttttccaaatgcacTACACAGCTGAGCCAAAAGCAATATACTATAAGAAAATTACTACCTGAATCACTGTGGTCAAAACAATTTATTAGTTCTGTCATATAAGCAGTTCCAAAAAGAAGATAATTGCAAATGttggtttcttctgttttacGAAATAGGTAAATGACATACATTGTTTTTAGCAGGAACACACTCTTTCTTTCATCCTGCCTCCCTTCTAACTCTCAAAGATTAAAGATCTGAATTGTGCAAAAGAGCTGTATGAAGTGGTATATCCTAATTTTGGCCCTCTGGATGGGGCAATCATTTTATCCCTGTTCTCCCCTTGTTCACAAACATCCAGCTACTTCTATCAGGATGCAAAGTGCTCAGCAAGCAACAACTTATATAAGCAGCTCTGGAAGTTCAATATGGTATGTGTTAAGTGTACTCCAATTAGGAGCATTTCATTCAAATTACTCTTTCATTCCAAAAGTGGATTTTATGGGAAATCCATTTCCTTCAGTTGTGGGCAGCTGGCAAAAGCACACTGCTCTTCCATCTGGCTTCATCTGGCATGATACCCTTTGAAATGAAGTGTGCTCCTTGTAGTCCCTATTCTGGCTAGGTAGAGAGAAGCTAAGCTCTAgggtttttctccttcccttgtcTCCATTTTCAGAATATCTAGGCACAGAGACTGTTCCTGTAACAGAGAACGTGGGAGGAGTGTATTAGGAATGGTAAGATTATTAGGCGGGCCATAAGAGAAGATACCTTCATGCTTGTTTTCTGTAAGTGAAAAGGCTCAATGTTTTCTTGTCCAATTGTCAGTTGTCATATAAGGCAATATCAAAGTACTGAGTCTGAATGGAACaattgcattaaaagaaaatgtgagaatACAGTTTGCCAGTATGACGATTACTATTTTCCTAATGCACAACTCCTACAGTTTCAGGTTGAGATGTTGCTGCCTTCTAAGAAGCTTTTATTCTGCCAATACAAAAGTCTGTGGTTCTTCACCATCTCCCCTTGCCTGAACAGTAAGGATTTTCACTCCATATGCTAACTTCCACATACTGAAGACATGAACCTCTTGTCTGAACCTTCTgttcaaaaaaccccaaccatcTTTACTTGACACAGGAAGCAGTGGTTACTGGTTTAATTCTTAAAGTGTTTCCCCTATCTCACTTCTACTAGAAGCAAATACATGAAAAGCAGGTGTGTCTGTGAGACTGTCAGGGAAGGGAAGCACACTGCAGAACAGC
This Apus apus isolate bApuApu2 chromosome 2, bApuApu2.pri.cur, whole genome shotgun sequence DNA region includes the following protein-coding sequences:
- the WIPF3 gene encoding WAS/WASL-interacting protein family member 3 isoform X2; this encodes MPVPPPPPPPPPPPPPPSGGPPPPPPLASSELPKLGKEDQKARSALLADIQQGTRLRKVTQVNDRSAPQIEKPKGANRDGVNPGINKGSSQPPLGGLFAGGFPVLRPAGQRDMPAGRPGQLPGVRAAAPKPSAPPNSSAAKASSNPSHPAEGSKAAVPPEPPSTSRSGTGPGPGRPSLPAPPPPPPATSKPSLTFPPPPPHPPPAERPPKGVSPGAAPPLPPSQADKPPKFQAGASHLPPPPPPPPPPPLPPVPPGGFPGRTTDFPAAAASPSEGRDCPPPTPPPPPPPPPHAHPLTSNRLSLPSSPAFSSADVPPPLPPKSPLLLSQLHKPSSIQSLPLPPTPGLPQPTAVVETRKKRPGRGAGTGAGKLVTPPQPPARSPTTELTSKSGVSTWATAHDPYPPLKNGNMHIIDDFESKFTFHSVEDFPPPDEFKPFQKIYPSKIARDPSKNPPLRTHVR
- the WIPF3 gene encoding WAS/WASL-interacting protein family member 3 isoform X1; translation: MKWTAGITYRHLNPEMKTQLLGLILNTDLDRIRLDPGCPATAKSLVGVERREVQGTVKKAFVRRGVTLVPVMVFPFFTASSELPKLGKEDQKARSALLADIQQGTRLRKVTQVNDRSAPQIEKPKGANRDGVNPGINKGSSQPPLGGLFAGGFPVLRPAGQRDMPAGRPGQLPGVRAAAPKPSAPPNSSAAKASSNPSHPAEGSKAAVPPEPPSTSRSGTGPGPGRPSLPAPPPPPPATSKPSLTFPPPPPHPPPAERPPKGVSPGAAPPLPPSQADKPPKFQAGASHLPPPPPPPPPPPLPPVPPGGFPGRTTDFPAAAASPSEGRDCPPPTPPPPPPPPPHAHPLTSNRLSLPSSPAFSSADVPPPLPPKSPLLLSQLHKPSSIQSLPLPPTPGLPQPTAVVETRKKRPGRGAGTGAGKLVTPPQPPARSPTTELTSKSGVSTWATAHDPYPPLKNGNMHIIDDFESKFTFHSVEDFPPPDEFKPFQKIYPSKIARDPSKNPPLRTHVR